The Oceaniferula marina genomic sequence TCCTCATGTGGAGATCAACAAGGAAAACGATTATATGTTGGGGCACTGGGTTTTTGCGCTAGGGCATTCAGGAGGTTTTGATCAGGACCGGGGGCCGGTGCTGAGACTGGGGAGAATTGTTCAGGTGAAAGAGTCCACCTTGCAGAGTGATTGTAAGGTGATTGGCGGTGATTCAGGTGGTCCTTTGTTTGATATGGCGGGCCGACTGATTGGTATTCACAGTCGGGTTGGTCGGGAAACTGTGGTTGAAAACATGCATGTGCCGATGCGTGAGTATCTCAAACACTGGGACGCAATGGAGAAAAATGAATTTCTTGGTGACGGTCCCTTTGCCCAGCGCCCGGTCAAGGGATCTGGTTTTCTAGGTATGGGAACCAAAGATAGTGACGATGGCCTGATGGTTAGTAAGGTGGGTAAGGGAATGGCTGCGGAAAAAGCCGGAGTCAAAGTGGGCGATATTATTTTGGAAATGGACGGGGAAGTCATTGAGAACAAGACGTCATTGAAGACCTTTCTTGCTGAGAAAGCCGCTGGGGATTCGATTCAGATCAAGCTGTCTCGTGGTGGAGAGGAGCAGCTTATTAAAGTGAAGCTTGAAAAGAGATAAGGAATTTTGCGTGAGCGGTGCTCAATGAAGCGCTTGATGTCGTGTTGAATATCAGAGGAAAAATACAGGAAATGAAAACAAGGGAGAGATATCGCAATGGATCGGGTCGCTGTCGACTGGCGGTTGCCGTCTTACTGCTGATGGGGTCGTTCTGGCTACATGCCCAGAATGTGCTTCCAGCGGATATCAGGATTAATGGCAAGGTGATGTGGGAGGCTTTTGAGTCCCAGCGACAGGTTTTGCAGCAGAGCAGTGCTGTGGTTTATACGGATGGAAAATCCCATGTGAAATCGGTTTACGGTGTGGTTGTCAGCGCTGATGGTTACGTGCTGACCAAGGCGAGCGAGATTGAAGGTAAAAAGAGTATTTCAATGCGCATTGGTCGTGACCTTTACACGAATGTTGAAGTGGTCAACGTGGATCCCAGGTGGGATGTGGCGATGTTGAAAGTGGCTGCAGACCATCCTTTGGTTCCCGTGGACTTAAGTGAAGATGATGATGTGGTGCAGGGGCACTGGGTGGTATCCAATGGATCGGCCTCGCGAAGCACACGCCGGGTGCGAGTCGGGGTGGTGAGTGCCATGACTCGTGAGATTAAGAGTTCGGCGAGTGATGTGATTCTCGGGGTTATGCTGAGTGCTGATGATGCGCTTAAGGTGGAGAAAGTGACGCCAAAGTCAGGAGCCGAAAAGGCCGGCCTCAAACCGGGGGACGTGCTTAAACGATCGGGGGATGTGGAATTGAAGGAGCGAGCCGATTTGCTGAAGTCGATGAAAGGAAAAAAGCCGGGTGATACGCTTGAAATCGAATTGTTACGGGAGAAAAAAACGATGCTTTTGGAAGTGGAGTTGATGGCTCGTCCGGGGAAGCAAATGATGTCGCGGAATGACCAGATGAGTGGTGGCGAGGATTCCCTGTCAAAGCGGAGGGATGGGTTTCCCCGGGTGATTCACCATGATACACCTCTGATTAAATCTTCAGTCGGGGGGCCATTGCTGGATCTCAACGGCCTCTGTATTGGTATGAATATCGCCCGGGCCAGCCGGGTGGCCACCTTTGCGATTCCGGCACGTGAACTTCGTGGCATCATTGAGAACATGATCCCCTGATTTTGGGGAACCGTTTTGGCGAACCGTTTTGGGGAATCGTTTTGGTTTTTATCAATGTCCGCGGATTTGAGAATCCACGGCATACCCTTCATATCGGCTTGAAATTTTCAGGATGCGTGTGCATGAGCTTTGGCCGCCATGGATAAAGCGATACTGATTGCCGCCTTGTTGCTGGCCGTGATAGCGGCTGTGCAGGGGGCGAACTGCGTTCACCGCGGGGTTCGTTCCCGCTGGACAGTGGTGTGGCTTTTATTGTCCTTTGTGGCCCAATTGGCGGTGTTGTCCATGCGCAGCCAGTTACGAGGTGCCTGTCCACTGGGTGATACCGGTGAGGTTTTGTTGTTTTCTGCATGGTCTTTGACGATGTGTTACCTCTTGGTGGGCTCGGTGTATCGTTTGTCATTACTCGGGGTGTTCACGGCTCCCTTGGTGAGTTTTTTGCTTGGGGTGGCACTTGTTCCGGGGATGATGGAACCCAATCCAGAGCATGCAGTCAGTTCGGATGTATGGAGGGGCTTACACGCGGCTTTTTCTGTCCTGGCCTACGGGGCCTTGGGTTTGTCTGCTGTGGCGGCGATGATGTTTCTGGTGTTGAACCAGCAACTCAAGGATGCGCATTTGACCACTGGTTTGTTTCAGAAGCTGCCGCCGGCCCGGGAGTTGATCTTTGTGGTTCGACGTCTGCTGATTCTAGGTTTTGCGGTATTAACCATGGGGGTGGGTTGTGGGGTTCTGATGAAAACGAGTTCAGAGGTCGTGAACAAGCATTTACTCGTCGCCTTCGGCGTGTGGGGCTGTTACGGATTGTTGTTACTTGTGACTTGGTTGCGGGGCGTGCCTCCCAAAACGTTGGCGATTTCGGTGATGGTTTTGTTTGCGCTCTCACTGATGGTTTTTGTTTTGCTGTAAATGGAGTTGATTTGCATAGGGTTGAATCATGAAACCGCACCCGTTGAGGTGAGGGAACATTTTGCCGTGCCTGCGGAGAGCCAGGGCGAGCGTGCCCGGCAGCTGATTGAATTGGATTCCATTGGTGAAAGCGTGGTCTTATCCACCTGCAACCGTATGGAGGTGTATGTGGTGGTTGAGGATGGCCGGCAAGGTGCTGAGTCACTGAAACATCATTTGGCTTGCGGTCGGGAGGAAGAAGCCCGGCAGCATTTGTATCTGAAAGAAGGTGATGATGCCCGGAGGCATTTGTTCCGCTTGGTTTGCGGCTTGGATTCCATGGTGCTTGGTGAGACGGAGATTTTTGGCCAAGTCAAACAGGCATACAAGCAGTCTCACGAGGCGGGCGCAACCAAAGGAACGCTCAACAAGCTGTTTCAAAAATCCTTTGCCGTAGGAAAAAAAGTCCGAACCCATACCCGGATTCAGGTTGGACCGACGTCGGTGGGCAGTGTGGCCGTGGATCTCGCTGAAAAAATCTTCGGGGCTCTGAAGGGCTGTCATGTGATGATTATTGGTGCGGGGGAGACCAGCCGGAAAGTGGCGATGAGTATGCTGTCCCGAGGGGCGAAGGATCTCACGGTGACCAACCGTTCCGAGCAACGGGCGATCGATCTGGCCGCCGAGTTGAATGGGAAATCGGTTCCTTTTACCGATTGGGAAAACACCCTGATCGATGCCGATGTCGTGGTTTCATCCACGGGTGCCACCGAACCTGTATTGCGTGCTTCCCAGATTGAAGCGGTAAGGAAGAAGCGGAAATACAAGCCCCTGTTTTTGATTGATATTGCTGTGCCTCGAGACATTGAGTCCGCGGCGGGAGAAATAGAAGAGGTATACCTTTACGATATGGATATGTTGCAAAAATTGGCTGGAGATGCCAGAGCGTCCCGTCAGCAGCAGGTTCAGGTATGTGAGCAAATGATTGAGCAGGAAATGCAATAAGATGATGAAACCATTGGTGATAGGAACTCGGGGTAGTGCGCTGGCGTTGGTTCAGGCGGAAATGACAGAGGCTGTATTGGCTCAGGTCTTCCCTGACCGCGAGGTGATCCGCAAGGTGATTCAAACAACCGGGGATCGGCGGACGGATGTTCCTTTATCCGAAGTTGCGAAGGTGGAGGGGGTTTTGGATAAAGGCGTGTTTACCAAGGAGTTGGAGGTGGCGCTTGAGGCTGGAGAGATTGATCTAGCCGTGCACAGCATGAAGGATGTGCCGACGGTGCTGGCGGATTGCTTTGAGATTGCCGGTGTGTTGGAGCGGGCACCGGTGCGGGATGTGTTGATTTCCTGTCATGATGGAGGTTTGCAAGGTCTGCCAGAAGGCGCGACCGTCGCAACAAGTAGTGTGCGTCGTCAGCGTCAGTTACTGTTTTTACGTCCCGATTTGAAGCTGGTGGATATCCGTGGCAATGTTCCTACTCGATTGCGTAAATTGGCAGAGCAGGATGAGCTCGATGCCATCATGTTGGCGGAGGCTGGTTTGATTCGTTTGAATTATGATTTGTCGCAACCACTGGATGGTGGGCTGTGGGCGACGCCGCTTGATGCCGGGCAATGTCTGCCGGCAGCGAGTCAGGGGATTGTCGGCTTTGAAATACGAAAATCCGACGTTGAGGTCCGGGAGGTTGTCGAGAGCATTACCCATGCCTCATCCATGGTTCAGTGTCGGGCGGAGAGGGAGTTTTTACGCCTCTTGGATGCCGGCTGTCACACTCCGGTGGGCGTGCGCTCATGGATCGTGGACGGGACGTTGCATATGGACGGGCGTGTGTTTTATGAGGAGGAAAAGGCTGACCTGCCGCCGCGCGAGGCGCAGGCTCAAGGGGATGCCGGGGCTCCGGAACAAGTGGCCTCCCAACTGTATGCTTCGTTGACATGAGTGGTATCTGTTATCTCGCTGGAGCCGGCCCGGGAGACCCAGGCTTGGTTACCCTGAAAACGCGCCAATGCATTGAGCAAGCGGATGTGTTGGTATATGATGCTTTGAGCAGTGCCGAACTCTTGAATTGGGCCTCACCCGACTGTGAAAAAATTGATGTCGGTAAAAGGGCCGCCAATCACAAGCTTCCGCAGGAGGAAATCAATGCCCTGTTGGTAGAGAAAGTCAGCCAGGGCAAGGTCGTTGTCCGACTGAAGGGCGGAGATCCGATGATTTTTGGTCGGGGTGGGGAAGAGGCGGCGGTGCTGGCTGATGCTGGTTTGCGTTTTGAAATTGTGCCCGGTATTTCGTCGGCTTTTGCCGGGCCTGTGTATGCCGGTATTCCTCTGACCCATCGTGAATACGGGCCCCAGCTGACCTTGTTTTCCGGTCATGAGTCGAGTAGTAAAACCGAAACTGAGCTCGATTATGCACAGCTGGCCAAGGCCCCGGGGACGAAAATTTTTCTGATGGGGGTGTCCCGGTTGCGTTCGATTACGGAGCGCCTGATCGAACACGGCGCTGCCCCTGACACGCCGATGGCGCTGACCCGCTGGGCGACCACCGGACGACAGAAAACAATCACTGGCACGATTGCCACCATGGCTGACATTGCCGAAGCTGAACAATTCAAAGCCCCAGCTGTGGGCGTTATAGGAGATATTATCAAAGAAATGGACAAGATTAACTGGTATGAAGATCGCCCGCTGAAGGGGAAACGTATTGTGGTGACCCGGAGCCGAGCCCAAGCGAGTGGATTGGTGCGGGAGCTGAGTGCCCTCGGCGCCGATGTGCTCGAGCTTCCCGTGTTGCGGATCGCTGATCCGGAAGACAAAGCCGCTTTTGCCGAGAGTGTGGCCAATGCCCATACCTATGATTGGTTGGTATTCAGTAGCACCAATGGGGTGCGGCGCTTTTTTGACGCCTTTTATGCCATTTACGATGATGCCCGTAGTCTGGGGGGCGTTCGGATTGCCGCAGTAGGTCCGGGCACCGAAAAGGAGATCAAGCAGTACCGTTTTTCGGTTGATCTTGTCCCGGACAATCACATTGCCGAAGGTATGCTTGAGGCATTCAAGCAGGATCATTGCATTGACAGTCAGACGATGCTCTGGATACGGCCGGAAAATGCCCGTCCTGTGCTTGCTGACGGGCTGAGTGCCATGCAGGCGATCGTCGATGAGTGCGTTGCTTATCGGATCGAAGCGGAAACCGAAGACCCCACGGGGGCTGCCGCTCGATTTGCCGAGGGCGGGGCGGATATGGTTACCTTTACCTCCTCGTCCACCGCCAAGTATTTCCATGAACTTGGCTTGCCGTGGCCCGAGGGGTGCAAGGCTGCGAGTATCGGACCGATTACCTCAGCCAAACTCCATGATCTCCATTGCGGACCTGTCGTGGAAGCAGAGGATCACAACCTCGAAGGGCTCGTGAAAGCGATAGTCTCGGAGTTGGCTTGAGGTCATAGAAATCGTGCATTGATCAGCGCCCTTTCCGATGGGGAGGGCGGTGAACTTGGTTACAGTGCTGGATTTTGATTATGGGATTGCACCTGTAAAATTCAGGTGAATAGTGTGGTCTTGTTCCCTTTTCAGCCTGGGCTTTGCCGTCCACCTGGAAATGTCACAAATGCAGATGAATTTAGCTTGCAAGTTTTGCACGGTTGGGCAAAGTTGCCGCGCGAAAAGAAGTAACTTTATCAACAAAGTAAGGATTAAAGAGAATGATTGAATTTCCGATACATGCGCCACTGGATGAGGTGCAGAAGCAGCAGTTGGGAGTGGCGTTAGCGACCTTGTCTCCCGAACAGGTGGCCTGGGTCAGTGGATACATGGCAGGTTTGCAGGCTTCGCCACAAGCAGCGACGGCACTGACGGCTCCTGTTGCTCCGGCAGCGGACAGGTTGTTGACCGTGCTTTATGGGACGGAGTCCGGCAATTCCGAAGAGTTGGCTGAGCAGTTGTTGAAAGCGGCGAAGCAAAAAGGCTTCAAGGCGAAGGTCACGAATATGGCCGATGCTTCGCCATCGGATCTGGAAGGGTTGGAGAACCTGCTGGTTGTGGTCAGCACCTGGGGTGATGGTGAACCTCCTGAGGCTGCTGAGGAGTTCTACAATGACCTAATGAACGGAAGTGTCGATCTTTCCGGCGTCAAATTCTCGGTGTGTGCCCTTGGAGACACCAGCTATGATCAATTTTGTCAGACCGGCAAGGAGGTAGATGCGCGGCTCGAAAAGTTGGGAGCTTCCCGACTGCTTGATCGTGTGGATTGTGATGTGGACTTTGAGGATCGCTTTGCATCCTGGGCCACAGAGGTATGGTCAACCTTGGGAGATGCAGTAAGTGCCCCGGCATCCGTTGGAGCCCCGGCGATTGCTGTAGCGGCGCCAGTGTATGATAAAAAGAACCCATTCCCTTCTGAGATTTTGGAGAACCAATTGCTCAGTGGTGATCGATCCCTCAAAGAGACGATTCATGTGGAACTCTCGCTTGAGGGCTCCGGTCTTTCATATCAGCCGGGAGATGTTTTGGCAGTCTTGCCCCGCAATGCTGACGATGTTGTTTCCGGTGTGCTCCGGGCCTCAGGCTTGAACCCTGACGCCAAAGTGGTAGTTAAGGACATCGGAGAGAAGTCGCTCGAACATGCACTGACGGTGGATTATGACATCACCGGACTGTCCCGTAAAATCGCCGCATCCTGGCAGGAGCTGGTGAAGCATGAGGAACTAGGCGCGTTGTTGGCTGAAGATGCCAAAGAGAACTTTAAAACCTGGGTGGACGGCCGTCAGATTGTGGATTTGCTTGAAGCTTATCCGGCAAATGATCTGGATCCACAGGCATTTGTTGATTTGCTGAGAAAGTTGCCGCCACGCTTGTATTCGATTGCTTCCAGCCCGAAAGCCCATCCTGGCGAGGTTCATTTGACGGTCGCCGCGGTGCGCTATGAGAGCTATGACAAGGAGCGTAAAGGGGTGGCATCAACGTTTCTTGCCGATGATGCACCCGTGGGAACGAAGGTGTCGGTTTATATGCACCACAATAAGAACTTTCGCTTGCCTGAGAATGGAGACACTCCGATCATCATGGTTGGCCCCGGCACGGGTGTCGCACCTTTCCGTGCCTTTGTTGAAGAGCGTTCGGAGGACGGCTCCAAGGGCGATTCCTGGCTGTTTTTCGGTGACCAGTGTTACAACGAGGATTTCCTCTATCAGCTTGAGTGGCAGGACCATCTGAAACAAGGTTCGTTGACCCGTTTGGATGTGGCGTTCTCCCGTGACCAGCCCGAGAAGGTGTATGTGCAGCATAAGATGCTGGAACGTGCTGCTGAACTATGGCTGTGGCTCGAGCGTGGTGCCCATTTCTACGTCTGTGGTGATGCTTCCCGCATGGCCAAAGATGTGCACGCTGCCTTGTTGCAGATTGTGCAAGAGGAAGGTGGAAAGTCCGAAGCTGAAGCCGAGGCCTATCTGGCAGCATTGAAAAAAGACAAACGTTACCAGCGCGACGTGTATTAAGCCAAGCGTATAGTGTATGGCGAATGGAGAATAAGGAGAAGGGCGACCTTCGTTTGGAGGTCGCAGCGTGGAGAGAAAAAATAAAATCATTGAGTTAGGAATCAAGAACGATGAGCGAAGAACAAAAACTTTCGGCCAATGAGCCGTTGAAACTGAACAGTAACTTTTTGCGGGGGACCTTGGCCGAGGATTTTGCCGATGTGAGTACCGGCAATATTTCTGCAGATAACCAGCAGCTGAGTAAGTTTCATGGAATGTACGTCCAGGACGATCGTGACGTGCGTGCAGGGCGACGTAAGAAAAAGTTGGAAAAAGCCTACAGCTTTTTGATCCGGGTGCGGATGCCCGGTGGAGTGGTCACGCCCGGGCAGTGGTTGAAAATGGACTGGCTGGCTGATGAATACGCCAACGGAACCTTGAAACTCACAACCCGGCAGGCGTTTCAGCTGCACGGCGTGATCAAGCGTAATCTGGTGCAGACAATTCGGGAAATGGATAGTGTGGTGCTCGATACGATTGCCGCATGTGGAGACGTGAACCGGAATGTCATGTGCAATCCGAATCCGCACCAGAGTGAAGCCCATGCGGAAGCTCTGAAGCTGGCCACGGAGATCAGCGAACATTTGCTTCCTCGAACCGGTGCCTATCGTGAGATTTTTCTCGATGGAGATAAGGTTGCCAGTAATGAAGAGGAAGAAGAACCGATTTACGGGAAAACCTACTTGCCTCGCAAATTTAAGATCACGGTGGCTGTTCCACCATCCAACGATGTGGATATTTACGCCCACTGCCTGTCGTTTATTGCGATTCTCGAAGGAGGCAAGGTGGTGGGATACAACGTATCCGTCGGTGGGGGGATGGGGATGACCCATGGTCAGGAAGACACGTTCCCACGGACAGCGGATGTCATTGGATTCTGCACCCCTGAGCAGGCGGTGGATGTCGCAGAGAAGGTGGTTCTGGTTCAACGTGATTTTGGTGACCGCTGCAACCGCAAGCATGCACGCTTAAAGTACACGGTCGAACGGATGGGTGCCGACGGGTTCAAGGACAAGCTTGAGGAATACCTTGGCTATGCTTTGCAAGAGACACGGCCTTTTGAATTTACGAGCAACGGAGATCGTTATGGTTGGACTGAGGATGCCAACGGCAACAGTCACCTGAATCTCTTCATTCCCGGTGGCCGGGTCGTGGACACTCCGGCATTTCCTACCAAGACTGGCTTGCGTGAGATTGCCAAAATCCACGACGGCGACTTCCGCTTGTCGGCAAACCAGAACCTGGTGATCGCCAATATTTCACCTGAAAAACGAGAGCAGATCGAAGCCTTGCTGGAGCAATACAAACTGAGCGATACGCATGTGAAGAGTGCCTTGCGCTTGAACTCCATCGCGTGCGTTGCTCTGCCTACCTGCGGACTTGCTTTAGCAGAGTCCGAGCGCTATCTGCCGGATTTGATCACAGAGCTAGAGGAAACCATTGAGTCGGCTGGGTTACGCCACGATGCCATCACGATCCGGATGACGGGTTGTCCGAACGGTTGTGGTCGCCCATTTCTTGGTGAGATTGCTTTTGTCGGTCGGGCCCCTGGAAAATACAACGTTTATCTCGGAGGTGGGTTCCACGGTGAGCGCTTGAATAAGCTCTATCGGGAATCGGTTCCCGGGGGTGAAATCAAGGCCTTGCTTTCTCCTCTTATCGAGGATTATGCAAAGCAGCGTCAGGATGGCGAACACTTCGGGGATTTTGTTGTACGTGCCGGCTATGTCGCGGAAACGACAGCAGGTAATAATTTTCACCTCAACGTAGCGCAGTAAACGACGATCATCTACCGGCTGTTCGTGGCGGTTCATGTCAATGAGCCTCCCCGATGCCGGGGTATTCACTATGAACTCTATCGCAAACGCAATGACTCCCCAATCTGATGTCGACTTGGTCAATGAGGCGTTTCCTTCCATGAAGGCAGCGGAACGCGTCGCATGGCTTCACGAAACCTTCGGCTCCCGTCTGGTGCTTAGCAGCAGCTTTGGTCTGCAGGCTGCGATCATGCTTCACCTGATCAGTAAACACGCACCACAAATCCCCGTTGTTTGGCTGGATACCGGATACCTGTTTCCCGAGACCTATCGCTATGCCGAGAAATTGATCGAATCGCTCGGCTTGGATGTGCACGTCTATCAGCCGAAGTTGTCAGCAGCTCGCCAAGAGGCACTCTATGGTAAACTCTGGGAAAAGGGTGAAGAAGGAAATACCAAGTATGGATTGATCAATAAAGTGGAACCGATGAACCGGGCCTTACTCGATTTGGGTGCCGATATATGGATCAGTGGTTTACGCCGGTCTCATTCCAGCACGCGTGCAGATCGTACCTTTGGTGAACAACAGAAAAAAACACTGAAGGTGTATCCTATTCTGGACTGGGCGGATGCGCAGGTTTCGGCCTACTTTTATGAGAATGCGATCCCCCCACACCCGCTGGAATCCCAGGGATACCAGACGATGGGTGACTGGCATTCGACGAGCCCTGTTGAAGAGGGAGGTACGGCCGAATCTTCACGCTTCGGTGGTGAAAAATACGAGTGTGGATTGCATTTGGATTCCGGCGCTGCCGATTTCCAGATTTAATCTGTAGCCAGCTTTGCCTGTTCCGGGTTGCGGAAGGAATGGAAAAAATAAACATTTAGTTAGATATGTTGGAGCCTCCGACACAGCCATCATTGCTGCTTCTTGGGCATGGGTCCTCGAAGCACCCCGAATCGTCTCAATCCGTCCGAATGCATGCGGACTTGCTTAGAGAACGAGGGAACTTTCAATCTGTCGATGTCGCTTTTCTGAAGGAAGAACCCCGTCTCGAAAATGTTGCAGCCCAACTGACATGTTTGCCGGATGAGGAAGTGGGAAACCTGACCATTGTTCCGGACTTTCTCGCCGAGGGGTATTTTACCTTGCAGGTCATTCCCAGCATGTTGCGAATGGATACCTTGCCTGATTCCGTTCGGTATATTTCCCCGGTCGGGACTCACGCCATGATGCAGGATTTGATCTATCAAGCCGCCAAAGACGTTTTGGGGGATTGGTGCGAAAGGGATGTTACTTTGTTATTGGTAGGGCACGGGTCCACCAAAAACCCACGCTCGAAGGAGACTCTGATGCAACACATTGAGGGGCTGAAAACATCCAGTGCCTACGGTCAGATTTGCGATCTATGGTTGGAGGAATCTCCGTTTGTCAACGAGTGGCGGGATGTGGCAAATCACGACAAGGTTTTGGTGGTTCCATTTTTGTTGAATGATGGCCAACACGGAGGATGGGATATCCCTGAAATGTTGGGCCTGCCGGAAGGTGATCCAGTGCATGGCCATACGCATGAGTTAGGTGGACGTCATGTCCGTGTGGCTCCCGCGCTCGGGACGAGCCATCGTTTTGCCGACGTGATTGAGGAAGTGGCTTTGCTTGACCGTGCACTTCGGTCTTGATCGATGGCTGGGACACCAGGAGCTGGGGAAAAAGACAAAAATGCCGGCACTTCGATCGTTACGCGATTCATTTTTTCGGACCTCAATATGGAGCAAACGAGGACTTCCCAGTCCTCGTCTTCCTGTCGGGCACCATGCTTGGTTTCTCTCTCTGTGAAGCTCAGGGTATGATGGGGCAGCCCCGACTGGATCATCTGCAGAGAATCTACCGTCACCACATCAGGTCCAAGAGACGCATCCGGTTTGAAACCTTCCGACTTTCACCAAAGAATCTTTCGAAAATAATCCTTTTTTCTCTCTGCTTGCTTGCTAGATTGGCTTCGTGTCAGGAGCACAAGCCAGCACATCCAATCAAAGCACAGCCCCAAGCCATGAGGCATCGGGTGAATCCTGTATTGCCGTAGCACAAATGGCTCAACGGCTTCCAGCGCAGGATTCTCACAGATCAGGCTTTTGTTTGTTGCGATCATTGTCAGTCATCTTTTTTGTGTTTATCCCGCTTGTCTTATTCTTCCAAAAATCTACGGATGCCGGAGCTATCTACAACTACGCTACCCCTGAAAAATCAGCCCCAGGAGAACAGATGACTTCGTTTCTCTGGTATCAAATCCATGCCTATGATGACCTGATTAGCCGACCGCTCAGGCTCTCATCAAAGCTGCACACTACCACTACGATGATGCGACCTGAAGCAGCATCGGGTATGGGTTCAAGTCGCCACCAACCCTTTACCTGCATAGCATTGATCGGCCTTACTGCATGTATCACCCGCACTAAAAATAGTGCTTCTATGCCTACGCATGAAGCTAAGAACCGATTCAACCAACGTGCAGCATTAGCAAACAAATACACCTGTCATTTTCACCCGCGAGAATCATTATCTCAAGCCATCAATACACCTCAAGCTACCTTTACGTCTGATTATGTAATAAACTATTACGGTTACAGATATCTGGATCCAGTGACAGGGGGATGGCTGAGTAGGGATCCGATTGAGGAAGAAGGAGGAATGAATCTTTATGGATTTGTTTATAATGAGCCTGTTGAATGGCTTGATATTCTTGGTGGGAAGCCACGCAAGGGAGGAGGCGGTGGAGTGAAGGGTAAAGGTTGGGGGAGAAACGGTAATGGTAAGAATTTACGCTATCCAGATCCCCAGCCTCGACGTAAAAGAGGTCGACAGTTGCAAAAAAGGCTGGATGAGATTGCAAAAGGGATTGAAACAGGAAAAGGTGCAGCTATTGCTGAATTTGTCGGAGAAATTTTAGAGCAGGCTGCTACCTCGGGTTC encodes the following:
- a CDS encoding S1C family serine protease; translated protein: MLRQSIQRMGRMFAMGGLLMSSSLVFGQVLPFNEKKVPESKDDLLSIQQALMEHQDQARMATVSVKLEQGFGSGVIVSPEGLVLTAAHVSGGVGKELTIVMNDGSEYKAVSMGLVSTTDAAMVRIVDKGPEGGSFPHVEINKENDYMLGHWVFALGHSGGFDQDRGPVLRLGRIVQVKESTLQSDCKVIGGDSGGPLFDMAGRLIGIHSRVGRETVVENMHVPMREYLKHWDAMEKNEFLGDGPFAQRPVKGSGFLGMGTKDSDDGLMVSKVGKGMAAEKAGVKVGDIILEMDGEVIENKTSLKTFLAEKAAGDSIQIKLSRGGEEQLIKVKLEKR
- a CDS encoding assimilatory sulfite reductase (NADPH) flavoprotein subunit gives rise to the protein MIEFPIHAPLDEVQKQQLGVALATLSPEQVAWVSGYMAGLQASPQAATALTAPVAPAADRLLTVLYGTESGNSEELAEQLLKAAKQKGFKAKVTNMADASPSDLEGLENLLVVVSTWGDGEPPEAAEEFYNDLMNGSVDLSGVKFSVCALGDTSYDQFCQTGKEVDARLEKLGASRLLDRVDCDVDFEDRFASWATEVWSTLGDAVSAPASVGAPAIAVAAPVYDKKNPFPSEILENQLLSGDRSLKETIHVELSLEGSGLSYQPGDVLAVLPRNADDVVSGVLRASGLNPDAKVVVKDIGEKSLEHALTVDYDITGLSRKIAASWQELVKHEELGALLAEDAKENFKTWVDGRQIVDLLEAYPANDLDPQAFVDLLRKLPPRLYSIASSPKAHPGEVHLTVAAVRYESYDKERKGVASTFLADDAPVGTKVSVYMHHNKNFRLPENGDTPIIMVGPGTGVAPFRAFVEERSEDGSKGDSWLFFGDQCYNEDFLYQLEWQDHLKQGSLTRLDVAFSRDQPEKVYVQHKMLERAAELWLWLERGAHFYVCGDASRMAKDVHAALLQIVQEEGGKSEAEAEAYLAALKKDKRYQRDVY
- the cobA gene encoding uroporphyrinogen-III C-methyltransferase, translating into MSGICYLAGAGPGDPGLVTLKTRQCIEQADVLVYDALSSAELLNWASPDCEKIDVGKRAANHKLPQEEINALLVEKVSQGKVVVRLKGGDPMIFGRGGEEAAVLADAGLRFEIVPGISSAFAGPVYAGIPLTHREYGPQLTLFSGHESSSKTETELDYAQLAKAPGTKIFLMGVSRLRSITERLIEHGAAPDTPMALTRWATTGRQKTITGTIATMADIAEAEQFKAPAVGVIGDIIKEMDKINWYEDRPLKGKRIVVTRSRAQASGLVRELSALGADVLELPVLRIADPEDKAAFAESVANAHTYDWLVFSSTNGVRRFFDAFYAIYDDARSLGGVRIAAVGPGTEKEIKQYRFSVDLVPDNHIAEGMLEAFKQDHCIDSQTMLWIRPENARPVLADGLSAMQAIVDECVAYRIEAETEDPTGAAARFAEGGADMVTFTSSSTAKYFHELGLPWPEGCKAASIGPITSAKLHDLHCGPVVEAEDHNLEGLVKAIVSELA
- the ccsA gene encoding cytochrome c biogenesis protein CcsA → MDKAILIAALLLAVIAAVQGANCVHRGVRSRWTVVWLLLSFVAQLAVLSMRSQLRGACPLGDTGEVLLFSAWSLTMCYLLVGSVYRLSLLGVFTAPLVSFLLGVALVPGMMEPNPEHAVSSDVWRGLHAAFSVLAYGALGLSAVAAMMFLVLNQQLKDAHLTTGLFQKLPPARELIFVVRRLLILGFAVLTMGVGCGVLMKTSSEVVNKHLLVAFGVWGCYGLLLLVTWLRGVPPKTLAISVMVLFALSLMVFVLL
- the hemA gene encoding glutamyl-tRNA reductase, which produces MELICIGLNHETAPVEVREHFAVPAESQGERARQLIELDSIGESVVLSTCNRMEVYVVVEDGRQGAESLKHHLACGREEEARQHLYLKEGDDARRHLFRLVCGLDSMVLGETEIFGQVKQAYKQSHEAGATKGTLNKLFQKSFAVGKKVRTHTRIQVGPTSVGSVAVDLAEKIFGALKGCHVMIIGAGETSRKVAMSMLSRGAKDLTVTNRSEQRAIDLAAELNGKSVPFTDWENTLIDADVVVSSTGATEPVLRASQIEAVRKKRKYKPLFLIDIAVPRDIESAAGEIEEVYLYDMDMLQKLAGDARASRQQQVQVCEQMIEQEMQ
- the hemC gene encoding hydroxymethylbilane synthase; translation: MMKPLVIGTRGSALALVQAEMTEAVLAQVFPDREVIRKVIQTTGDRRTDVPLSEVAKVEGVLDKGVFTKELEVALEAGEIDLAVHSMKDVPTVLADCFEIAGVLERAPVRDVLISCHDGGLQGLPEGATVATSSVRRQRQLLFLRPDLKLVDIRGNVPTRLRKLAEQDELDAIMLAEAGLIRLNYDLSQPLDGGLWATPLDAGQCLPAASQGIVGFEIRKSDVEVREVVESITHASSMVQCRAEREFLRLLDAGCHTPVGVRSWIVDGTLHMDGRVFYEEEKADLPPREAQAQGDAGAPEQVASQLYASLT
- a CDS encoding S1C family serine protease, with product MKTRERYRNGSGRCRLAVAVLLLMGSFWLHAQNVLPADIRINGKVMWEAFESQRQVLQQSSAVVYTDGKSHVKSVYGVVVSADGYVLTKASEIEGKKSISMRIGRDLYTNVEVVNVDPRWDVAMLKVAADHPLVPVDLSEDDDVVQGHWVVSNGSASRSTRRVRVGVVSAMTREIKSSASDVILGVMLSADDALKVEKVTPKSGAEKAGLKPGDVLKRSGDVELKERADLLKSMKGKKPGDTLEIELLREKKTMLLEVELMARPGKQMMSRNDQMSGGEDSLSKRRDGFPRVIHHDTPLIKSSVGGPLLDLNGLCIGMNIARASRVATFAIPARELRGIIENMIP